One genomic region from Sulfuriflexus mobilis encodes:
- the gspD gene encoding type II secretion system secretin GspD — MIKTNNKVFTVLVNGCLSLCVMLAVSVTAIQAEPLVDKETAVLNMENTDIKTLISTVADKTGKNFIIDPRVKGKVTVISHKPVSRDELYQIFLSILEVHGFAAVPGDKAIKIVPDATAKQTGIPTATAKSPGQGDELVTRVVSIDYVNATQLVPILRPLIPQQGHMAAFPSSNVLIVSDRAENISRIMKLIRRIDRPGNEDVEVISLQHASATEMVRILTALNKQNATKGGPEEPVLVADERTNSVLLSGDKANRLRLRALITHLDTPNDAGGDTQVIYLKYADAKSLVPVLTSVSDSIGGGKAKAATASATSSPVNIQADENTNALVITAPPDQMRSLQAVIRQLDIRRAQVLVEAVIAEISTTKSSELGVQWLANDFILGGDNPGAVSQFPGSGVGIVDLATDPTTAVGNGLTLGIGDLVGTSRFGVLVRAIASDDDTNVLSTPSLVMLDNEEAEIVVGQNVPFVTGTQQTTGGLANPFQTIERQDVGLTLKVKPQINEGDAIKLEITQETSSVVTNNTTGSSDIITNKRSIKTTVLADDGDIVVLGGLITDDLAEGVSKVPLLGDIPIVGNLFRSRTATKVKRNLMVFLHPVIMRDAKANAAFTSRKYNYIRTQQIQARQDGVHLLPDDVAPVLPSLDEFLILPPAFEPTTPVQQGDVN; from the coding sequence ATGATAAAAACAAACAACAAGGTTTTCACGGTACTGGTGAACGGCTGTCTGTCGCTATGCGTGATGCTGGCGGTGTCGGTGACCGCCATACAGGCGGAACCGCTGGTCGATAAGGAAACCGCGGTCCTGAATATGGAAAACACCGATATCAAGACGCTGATATCGACGGTGGCTGACAAGACCGGTAAGAACTTTATTATTGACCCGCGCGTGAAGGGCAAGGTTACGGTGATCTCGCATAAACCGGTATCGCGTGACGAACTGTACCAGATATTTTTATCCATTCTTGAGGTACATGGTTTTGCCGCAGTGCCTGGCGACAAGGCGATCAAGATTGTCCCGGATGCGACGGCCAAGCAGACTGGGATCCCGACGGCCACGGCAAAATCGCCGGGCCAGGGTGATGAGCTGGTGACACGCGTGGTTAGCATTGATTATGTTAATGCCACGCAACTGGTGCCGATCCTGCGCCCCCTGATCCCGCAACAGGGACACATGGCGGCCTTTCCCTCATCGAATGTGCTGATCGTCTCTGATCGTGCAGAAAATATTTCGCGCATCATGAAACTGATTCGTCGCATTGATCGCCCGGGAAATGAAGACGTCGAGGTGATCTCGCTACAGCATGCCTCAGCCACTGAAATGGTGCGCATCCTTACCGCCCTCAACAAACAGAATGCGACCAAGGGCGGCCCAGAAGAGCCGGTGCTGGTGGCCGATGAGCGCACGAACAGTGTCCTGCTCAGTGGCGACAAGGCAAACCGTTTGCGCCTGCGTGCCCTGATCACCCACCTGGATACGCCGAATGATGCCGGTGGTGATACGCAGGTGATCTATCTCAAGTATGCCGACGCCAAATCACTGGTACCGGTATTGACCAGTGTCAGCGATAGCATCGGTGGCGGCAAGGCGAAGGCGGCAACGGCCTCAGCAACATCATCACCGGTCAATATCCAGGCCGATGAGAATACCAATGCCCTGGTCATCACCGCGCCACCGGACCAGATGCGCTCCCTGCAGGCGGTGATCCGCCAACTGGATATCCGTCGTGCACAGGTTCTGGTTGAGGCCGTGATCGCCGAGATATCCACGACCAAGAGTTCCGAGCTGGGTGTGCAATGGCTGGCGAATGATTTTATTCTGGGCGGCGATAATCCGGGCGCAGTGTCACAGTTCCCGGGCAGCGGAGTCGGTATCGTCGACCTGGCCACCGACCCCACTACTGCAGTGGGTAATGGTCTGACGCTGGGCATCGGCGATCTTGTCGGTACCAGCCGTTTCGGGGTACTGGTGCGCGCGATTGCCTCAGATGACGATACGAATGTGCTCTCCACGCCAAGCCTGGTGATGCTGGATAACGAAGAGGCCGAGATCGTCGTGGGTCAGAATGTACCGTTTGTGACCGGCACTCAACAGACCACGGGTGGCCTGGCCAATCCCTTCCAGACCATTGAACGTCAAGACGTTGGTCTGACCCTGAAGGTCAAACCGCAGATCAATGAGGGTGATGCGATTAAACTCGAGATCACCCAGGAAACATCGAGTGTTGTCACAAACAATACTACGGGTTCCTCTGATATTATCACCAACAAGCGCTCCATCAAGACCACCGTACTGGCCGATGATGGTGATATCGTCGTGCTCGGTGGTCTGATTACCGATGACCTGGCGGAAGGGGTCTCGAAGGTACCCTTGCTTGGTGATATCCCTATCGTCGGCAATCTGTTTCGTAGCAGGACCGCGACCAAGGTCAAGCGCAATCTGATGGTCTTCCTGCACCCGGTGATCATGCGCGATGCCAAGGCCAATGCAGCCTTTACCAGTCGTAAATATAATTACATTCGAACTCAGCAAATACAGGCGAGGCAGGATGGTGTGCATCTGTTACCCGATGACGTCGCCCCGGTGCTACCGTCTTTGGATGAGTTCCTGATATTACCACCGGCATTTGAGCCAACCACACCGGTACAGCAAGGCGATGTTAACTGA
- the rhlB gene encoding ATP-dependent RNA helicase RhlB, producing MSDTHLTETQFSSFELPAELLQGLDDAGFSYCTPIQEKTLPLALAGQDVAGQAQTGTGKTAAFLLATMTVLLRKHASGKRKPNQPRALILAPTRELAIQIHKDAEQLGKHTGLKLALAYGGTGYETQKQTIEEGCDILIGTPGRIIDYFKQHVFNLQETQVVVLDEADRMFDLGFIKDIRYLLRHTPKPEKRLGLLFSATLSHRVMELAYEHMNRPESVVIEAETMTADKVTQLVYHTANEEKIPLLLGLMKSMDPSRSIVFTNTKRAAERVWGFLEGNGIGAGILSGDVPQTKRQSLLNDFTEGRLPVLVATDVAARGLHIPGVSHVFNFDLPDQCEDYVHRIGRTARAGESGDAISFACETYAFNLMDIEEYLGHKLPVGYVDASLLVEPKPMVRLERKPLPNRHGKPGAGGKPHRSRGGPRRSGQRSS from the coding sequence ATGAGTGATACACACCTGACAGAAACACAGTTTTCTTCTTTCGAACTGCCCGCGGAACTCCTGCAAGGTCTTGATGATGCAGGCTTTTCATATTGTACGCCGATCCAGGAAAAGACCCTGCCGCTTGCTCTGGCCGGGCAGGATGTGGCCGGCCAGGCACAAACCGGTACCGGTAAAACCGCCGCATTTTTATTGGCGACCATGACGGTTTTGTTGCGCAAGCACGCCTCCGGCAAGCGCAAGCCAAACCAGCCGCGGGCACTGATCCTCGCGCCGACACGTGAACTCGCCATCCAGATCCACAAGGATGCCGAACAGCTTGGCAAGCATACCGGTCTGAAGCTGGCGCTGGCCTATGGCGGCACCGGTTACGAAACCCAGAAACAGACCATTGAAGAGGGTTGCGATATCCTTATCGGTACGCCGGGGCGCATCATCGATTATTTCAAGCAGCATGTCTTTAACCTGCAGGAAACGCAGGTGGTGGTGCTGGACGAGGCCGATCGTATGTTCGACCTCGGTTTTATCAAGGACATCCGTTACCTGTTGCGGCATACACCGAAGCCGGAAAAACGCCTGGGTCTGTTGTTCTCGGCAACCCTCTCTCATCGCGTCATGGAGCTGGCCTACGAGCACATGAACCGCCCGGAAAGCGTGGTGATCGAGGCCGAGACAATGACGGCGGATAAGGTGACACAGCTGGTTTATCACACCGCCAACGAGGAAAAGATCCCTTTATTGCTGGGGTTGATGAAGAGCATGGACCCGAGCCGTTCTATCGTCTTCACCAATACCAAGCGTGCCGCTGAGCGGGTCTGGGGTTTCCTTGAGGGTAATGGCATCGGTGCAGGTATCCTCTCCGGCGATGTGCCGCAGACAAAGCGTCAGAGCCTGTTAAATGATTTTACCGAGGGTAGATTGCCCGTGCTGGTGGCGACCGATGTCGCGGCGCGCGGCCTGCATATCCCGGGTGTCAGCCATGTCTTCAATTTCGATCTGCCGGATCAATGCGAGGACTATGTGCACCGTATTGGCCGAACTGCGCGTGCCGGCGAGTCCGGTGACGCCATCAGTTTTGCCTGCGAGACCTATGCCTTTAACCTCATGGATATCGAGGAGTATCTCGGGCATAAACTGCCGGTAGGCTATGTCGATGCCAGTCTCCTGGTTGAGCCGAAACCGATGGTAAGGCTCGAGCGCAAACCCCTGCCGAATCGTCATGGCAAGCCCGGTGCAGGCGGAAAGCCGCACCGTAGTCGTGGCGGGCCGCGCAGGTCGGGCCAGCGAAGCTCGTGA
- a CDS encoding type II secretion system protein N encodes MAEGLRKIASRLGGRQLAWAVNLLLLLLLAQTIMGALGQRKASTVVHNPVQPARPAAPQHGPSAQQLAQQIANWHLFGNAGLVAVSKGPTVAPETKLNLLLRGVIASPEQVNAVAIVADGNKAEDKAYGIGDSLPGGAEVKEIYSDRVIIEYRGRAETLTLRRKLLSNEEFTIKN; translated from the coding sequence ATGGCCGAAGGATTACGGAAAATAGCCAGTCGCCTCGGGGGGCGCCAGCTGGCATGGGCAGTGAACCTGCTGCTGCTGCTATTGCTGGCGCAGACCATCATGGGGGCGCTCGGGCAACGCAAGGCCTCGACCGTGGTACACAACCCGGTCCAGCCAGCGCGCCCGGCAGCGCCACAACACGGACCCTCGGCGCAACAGTTGGCACAACAGATCGCCAATTGGCATTTGTTCGGCAATGCCGGACTCGTGGCCGTGAGCAAGGGCCCGACCGTCGCACCCGAGACCAAGTTGAACCTGTTACTGCGTGGCGTGATCGCCTCGCCCGAGCAGGTCAACGCCGTCGCGATAGTCGCCGATGGCAATAAGGCCGAGGACAAGGCCTATGGCATTGGCGACAGTTTGCCAGGTGGTGCAGAAGTAAAAGAAATATACAGTGACAGGGTTATTATCGAGTACCGTGGTCGAGCCGAGACCCTGACCCTGCGCAGAAAATTACTCAGTAATGAAGAGTTCACAATAAAAAACTGA